A genomic window from Sebastes fasciatus isolate fSebFas1 chromosome 7, fSebFas1.pri, whole genome shotgun sequence includes:
- the LOC141770503 gene encoding interleukin-18-like isoform X1, whose product MSSCLSPSSQKGIVKSVLSEEREARCLRRNLKLKVDLMATGGCSTVTFVDTCENNFYFQVAAETEVDGDCFKITERCLNHWVRSTDNKFLHLCDEQFRVQNLSSDQLSQQDCQFKIQTYKDIPGGKEGMAAMLYVIMNEKNMVACCSQQNDVYAEEMTPPSSIEETKHKAVFYMTHLTASNTYMFESSMYPSNFLGFQSDGDNPSLQKLVLRHKDKGTDEPDEACEVILI is encoded by the exons atgtCTTCCTGTCTGTCGCCCTCATCTCAAAAGGGGATTGTGAAATCTGTGCTGTCTGAGGAAAGAGAAGCTCGCTGTTTACGCCGCAACCTAAAGTTAAAG GTCGACCTGATGGCTACCGGTGGTTGCTccactgttacatttgttgataCATGTGAGAATAACTTCTACTTTCAAG TGGCAGCAGAGACAG AAGTGGATGGAGACTGTTTCAAGATTACCGAACGGTGCCTCAATCATTGGGTCCGAAGCACGGACAACAAGTTCCTGCACTTATGTGACGAACAATTTCGAGTACAAAACTTGAGCAGCGATCAGCTAAGCCAGCAAG ACTGCCAATTCAAAATCCAGACTTACAAAGACATCCCAGGGGGAAAAGAGGGGATGGCAGCCATGCTATATGTCATAATGAATGAGAAGAACATGGTGGCATGTTGCAGTCAGCAGAATGATGTTTATGCTGAGGAAATG ACTCCTCCAAGCAGTATTGAGGAAACCAAACACAAGGCAGTGTTCTACATGACCCATCTCACAGCATCTAACACGTATATGTTTGAGTCCTCTATGTACCCGTCCAATTTCCTGGGATTTCAGTCCGATGGGGACAATCCCTCTCTGCAAAAACTGGTCTTGCGTCATAAAGACAAAGGTACAGATGAACCGGATGAAGCTTGTGAGGTTATTTTAATCTAA
- the LOC141770503 gene encoding interleukin-18-like isoform X2: MATGGCSTVTFVDTCENNFYFQVAAETEVDGDCFKITERCLNHWVRSTDNKFLHLCDEQFRVQNLSSDQLSQQDCQFKIQTYKDIPGGKEGMAAMLYVIMNEKNMVACCSQQNDVYAEEMTPPSSIEETKHKAVFYMTHLTASNTYMFESSMYPSNFLGFQSDGDNPSLQKLVLRHKDKGTDEPDEACEVILI; encoded by the exons ATGGCTACCGGTGGTTGCTccactgttacatttgttgataCATGTGAGAATAACTTCTACTTTCAAG TGGCAGCAGAGACAG AAGTGGATGGAGACTGTTTCAAGATTACCGAACGGTGCCTCAATCATTGGGTCCGAAGCACGGACAACAAGTTCCTGCACTTATGTGACGAACAATTTCGAGTACAAAACTTGAGCAGCGATCAGCTAAGCCAGCAAG ACTGCCAATTCAAAATCCAGACTTACAAAGACATCCCAGGGGGAAAAGAGGGGATGGCAGCCATGCTATATGTCATAATGAATGAGAAGAACATGGTGGCATGTTGCAGTCAGCAGAATGATGTTTATGCTGAGGAAATG ACTCCTCCAAGCAGTATTGAGGAAACCAAACACAAGGCAGTGTTCTACATGACCCATCTCACAGCATCTAACACGTATATGTTTGAGTCCTCTATGTACCCGTCCAATTTCCTGGGATTTCAGTCCGATGGGGACAATCCCTCTCTGCAAAAACTGGTCTTGCGTCATAAAGACAAAGGTACAGATGAACCGGATGAAGCTTGTGAGGTTATTTTAATCTAA